CACCATGCCGATGAGTCCGGCGGCTGGGATCAGATGGCGATGCATCGGGCCAACCAGTCTGCGGGCCAGATGCGGCGCCGCCAGACCAATGAATCCGATCCCGCCAGCCATAGACACACTGACGGCAGACAATGCTACCGTGCACAATAGCAAAATAACACGTTGGGATCTGACGGGTGTACCAATACTGGTCGCGGCAGCATCTCCCAGATTGAAGGCATCCAGCGTTTTGGAGCGGCTCCATATGTACGAGATGCACAGCACAACCCATGGAAGCAGCGCCTGAACATGAACCCAGTCTCTGCCCCAGACGCTACCTGCCAGCCAGCGGGCGGCGAAGGAATAGGTGTCTTCATCCAAACGCAGGGACAGATAGAGCGTCAGGGCATGGAAACCGGCTGCTACGGCAATGCCCACCAGAATAAGCTTAATGGGGGATACTCCGTTATGTCGGTCATAGGATAGCAGCATGATAATCAACGCCGCGGCGACACTGCCTGCAAAAGCAAACAGCGGAATCAGCAAGGCCACCGAACCATTCATGGAATGGGAGAAGCTTACGAATACCATCAATCCAAAAGCCGCTCCTGCATGCAAGCCGAGGATGCCCGGATCGGCTAATGGATTGCGTGTAATGCCTTGCAGCGCAGCACCGGCAACACCGAGTCCCGCTCCGGCGAGTACAGTAACCAGAATGCGTGGCAGTCGATAGTCGAACAATACAATCTGATCATCCGGCGTACCATAGCCAATCAGGGTGTGAAGCACGGCTATTGGTGATAGGCGAATTGTTCCCGAGTTGAGGCTGATAACGATAACGGCACAGGCGATACAGAGCAGCGCAACGCTGACCGCTATGGAACGTTTGCCTCGTGAAGGTGTATTCGTGTTCATCGCTATAGGGCCCTCCTTTCTTTACGGGCCAGATAGAGGAAGAAAGGTACACCGACAAAGGCAACCATAATGCCTACAGCCAGTTCTTGAGGCGGGTTCACAATGCGTGATCCTAGATCGGCGAGCACCAGCAAGACGGCTCCGAGCAGGGAGGACATCGGAATGATGAGTCGATAATCCACGCCAACCAATTTGCGAGAAATATGTGGTATGACCAGTCCAACAAAGCCGATCGAGCCTACAGCAGAAACGGATACGCCAGCCAGCACAACAACCG
This window of the Paenibacillus marchantiae genome carries:
- a CDS encoding FecCD family ABC transporter permease; amino-acid sequence: MNTNTPSRGKRSIAVSVALLCIACAVIVISLNSGTIRLSPIAVLHTLIGYGTPDDQIVLFDYRLPRILVTVLAGAGLGVAGAALQGITRNPLADPGILGLHAGAAFGLMVFVSFSHSMNGSVALLIPLFAFAGSVAAALIIMLLSYDRHNGVSPIKLILVGIAVAAGFHALTLYLSLRLDEDTYSFAARWLAGSVWGRDWVHVQALLPWVVLCISYIWSRSKTLDAFNLGDAAATSIGTPVRSQRVILLLCTVALSAVSVSMAGGIGFIGLAAPHLARRLVGPMHRHLIPAAGLIGMVILVAADTVGRTIFQPNSIPAGVVVAAIGAPYFLYLLVRTK